One genomic region from Fusobacterium sp. IOR10 encodes:
- a CDS encoding DUF445 domain-containing protein — MNQELILKGIILIIIGSLIGWTTNYIAIKMLFRPYKEIKLGFFKIQGLIPKRKHEIGEGIAEVVDKELLSLEDITSKISSEDIEKRIGDLIDKVLKNKLKDEILSLFPMAALFLNDSMLEKIKEAIKNSIIGNKDEMIKLFIEYLQEKVDIKEIVIKKVDAFSLEKIEEIICELAKKELKHIEIIGAILGAIIGAVQFILISFI, encoded by the coding sequence ATGAATCAAGAGTTAATTTTAAAGGGGATTATTTTAATTATAATAGGATCTTTAATAGGATGGACTACAAATTATATTGCTATAAAAATGTTATTTAGACCTTACAAAGAGATAAAATTAGGTTTTTTTAAAATACAAGGATTGATTCCTAAAAGAAAACATGAAATTGGGGAAGGAATAGCAGAAGTTGTAGATAAAGAATTACTTTCTTTGGAGGATATAACTTCTAAAATATCAAGTGAAGATATTGAAAAAAGGATTGGAGATTTAATAGATAAAGTTTTAAAAAATAAATTAAAAGATGAAATTTTAAGTTTATTTCCAATGGCAGCTTTGTTTTTAAATGATAGTATGTTAGAAAAAATTAAAGAAGCTATTAAAAATAGTATAATTGGAAATAAAGACGAAATGATAAAGTTATTTATAGAATATTTGCAAGAAAAAGTAGATATTAAGGAAATAGTTATAAAAAAAGTAGATGCATTTTCTTTAGAAAAAATAGAAGAAATAATCTGTGAACTTGCAAAAAAAGAATTAAAGCATATAGAAATTATAGGAGCGATATTAGGCGCAATTATAGGTGCTGTTCAGTTTATTTTAATTAGTTTTATATAA
- the ruvB gene encoding Holliday junction branch migration DNA helicase RuvB has protein sequence MDDRIVTDKEILIESDIQKNLRPKRFHDYIGQSKLKEKMQIFIEAAKRRESCMDHILLYGPPGLGKTTLAGVIANEMNVSLKITSGPVLDKAGDLAAILTSLEENDILFIDEIHRLNTSVEEILYPAMEDGELDIIIGKGPAARSIRIELPRFTLIGATTRVGLLSSPLRDRFGVTHRMDYYNNLELMEIIIRGAKVLDVAIDKEGASEIAKRSRGTPRIANRFLKRVRDYSEIRGNGIITRKTVLETLELLGVDKDGLDELDRGIILSIIKNYNGGPVGIETLSLMLGEDKRTIEEVYEPYLVKKGYIKRTPRGRMITEKARKHFEVKE, from the coding sequence TTGGATGATAGAATAGTTACAGACAAAGAAATATTAATCGAATCGGATATCCAAAAAAATCTTAGACCTAAGAGATTTCATGATTATATAGGTCAATCTAAATTGAAGGAAAAAATGCAAATTTTTATAGAAGCTGCTAAAAGAAGAGAGAGTTGTATGGATCATATTTTATTATATGGACCACCTGGTCTTGGAAAGACAACTCTTGCTGGAGTTATTGCAAACGAGATGAATGTAAGCTTAAAAATAACTTCAGGGCCAGTGTTAGATAAAGCTGGAGATTTAGCAGCTATTTTAACGTCTTTAGAAGAAAATGATATTTTATTTATAGATGAGATACATAGATTGAATACATCAGTTGAAGAAATATTATATCCAGCAATGGAAGACGGAGAATTAGATATAATAATTGGAAAAGGACCTGCTGCTAGATCAATTAGAATAGAATTACCTAGATTTACTCTTATTGGAGCCACAACAAGAGTTGGATTACTTAGTTCACCTCTAAGGGATAGATTTGGAGTAACTCATAGAATGGATTATTATAATAATTTAGAATTAATGGAAATAATTATAAGAGGTGCAAAGGTATTAGATGTTGCAATAGACAAAGAAGGAGCAAGCGAAATTGCAAAAAGAAGTAGAGGGACCCCTAGAATAGCTAACAGATTTTTAAAAAGAGTGAGGGATTATTCTGAAATAAGGGGAAATGGAATAATTACTAGAAAAACAGTATTAGAAACTCTAGAATTATTAGGTGTAGACAAAGATGGTCTAGATGAATTAGACAGAGGTATAATTTTATCAATTATAAAAAATTATAATGGTGGGCCAGTGGGAATTGAAACTTTGTCCCTTATGCTAGGAGAAGATAAGAGAACAATAGAAGAGGTTTACGAACCTTATTTAGTTAAAAAAGGATATATAAAGAGAACTCCAAGAGGGAGAATGATTACTGAAAAAGCTAGAAAGCATTTTGAGGTTAAGGAGTGA
- the ispH gene encoding 4-hydroxy-3-methylbut-2-enyl diphosphate reductase: MKIIRANKMGFCFGVSGAINLCENISEDRKLYDKTYILGMLVHNKNVVKDMEKKGFITISEEDLLLKKVKFNKKDLIIIRAHGTTEEIYDILKRSEIKIIDATCIFVKKIRETLIEEEKNGKEIIFIGDKNHPEVKGIVSFGMHVNVLAGYEEFLNFKVETNKKYCLLTQTTLNKEMFFKIKKKIENNYENIEIFSKICGATHERQIAVEKLAREVDIILIVGDLASSNTRKLYDLSKSINSRSYLIQNKNELKKEWLKNIETIGITAGASTPEKIILEIEKDIRGNFDDKHGL, encoded by the coding sequence ATGAAAATAATTAGAGCTAATAAAATGGGTTTTTGTTTTGGAGTTTCTGGCGCTATTAATTTATGTGAAAATATTTCAGAAGATAGAAAACTTTATGATAAAACTTATATTTTAGGAATGTTAGTTCATAACAAAAATGTTGTAAAGGACATGGAAAAAAAGGGATTTATAACTATTTCTGAGGAAGATTTGCTTTTAAAAAAAGTTAAATTTAATAAAAAAGATTTAATAATTATAAGAGCACACGGGACAACAGAAGAAATTTATGATATACTAAAGAGAAGTGAGATTAAAATTATTGATGCAACTTGTATTTTTGTGAAAAAAATAAGAGAAACATTAATTGAAGAAGAAAAAAATGGAAAAGAAATTATATTTATAGGAGATAAAAATCATCCAGAGGTAAAGGGAATAGTTTCTTTTGGCATGCATGTAAATGTGTTAGCTGGTTATGAAGAATTCTTAAATTTTAAAGTAGAAACAAATAAAAAATATTGTTTGTTGACTCAAACTACTCTAAATAAAGAAATGTTTTTTAAAATCAAAAAAAAAATAGAAAATAACTATGAAAATATAGAAATTTTTAGTAAAATATGTGGAGCAACTCACGAAAGACAAATAGCAGTTGAAAAATTAGCAAGGGAAGTAGACATAATTTTAATAGTTGGAGATTTAGCAAGTTCAAATACTAGAAAATTATATGATTTGTCAAAAAGTATAAATAGCAGAAGTTATTTAATACAAAATAAAAATGAATTAAAAAAAGAATGGTTAAAAAACATTGAAACAATAGGAATAACAGCAGGAGCATCAACACCAGAAAAAATAATATTAGAGATAGAAAAAGATATAAGGGGGAATTTTGATGACAAACATGGATTATAA
- a CDS encoding HPr family phosphocarrier protein, whose product MKKIEVEIKNKAGLHARPSSLFVQVATGFDSEIKVRYDDEEINGKSIMGLMLLAAEQGRKLELEADGNDEDEMLEALKKLVEVEKFGEE is encoded by the coding sequence ATGAAAAAAATTGAGGTTGAAATAAAAAACAAAGCAGGACTACATGCAAGACCATCATCGTTATTTGTACAAGTGGCCACTGGTTTTGATTCAGAAATAAAGGTTAGATATGATGACGAGGAGATAAATGGGAAAAGTATTATGGGATTAATGCTTTTAGCAGCAGAGCAAGGTAGAAAATTAGAATTAGAAGCAGATGGAAATGATGAAGATGAAATGTTAGAAGCTCTTAAAAAATTAGTGGAAGTAGAAAAATTTGGTGAAGAATAA
- a CDS encoding S1 RNA-binding domain-containing protein — protein MTNMDYNEFEALLAEYLPEEGKSGEKVVGTIESKERNFTYLDVPSQVTTVRVKTEELEKYNVGDEIEVILVGETPEGEFLIGSRRRIEMETGWQQLKDAYEAKEKLVGRVVREVRGGYILEIFSHQVFLPKSLSETRNGQKILGKDVEVLIKELKEERKGKKITVSRRDVAVAVRNEEFAKINLGDVLEGTISEILPFGIVVTLGHLRGFIHISEISWKKAEKIEGFELGQTLTVKVIQLEEEKKNIKLSLKALTVNPWETAKEQYKIGDVVEGKVTKILQYGVLVEIMDGVEGLVHVSDFTWNKKKVAISEFAKLGDSLKVQILEFKPEGRKLKLGVKQLSADPWETAGEKYKIGTKLTGKVAEVKAYGIFVEVEEGIDVFIHQADFCWVGNKKFEKGQEINCEVIELDLDAKKIKGSIKVLEKSPWETVMENYKVGDIVEKPIKNIQDFGLFVKIEEGIDGFIPTQLVSRDYIKDLKETFNIGDSVLGKIIEIDTERQKIKISIKAYELESEKREQRELIEKYGTAGE, from the coding sequence ATGACAAACATGGATTATAACGAATTTGAGGCACTACTAGCAGAGTACCTACCAGAAGAAGGGAAAAGCGGGGAGAAAGTAGTAGGGACAATAGAAAGTAAAGAAAGAAACTTTACTTATTTAGATGTTCCTAGCCAAGTAACAACAGTTAGAGTGAAAACTGAAGAATTAGAAAAATATAATGTTGGTGATGAAATAGAAGTAATCCTAGTCGGGGAAACACCAGAAGGAGAATTTTTAATTGGTTCTAGAAGAAGAATTGAAATGGAAACTGGATGGCAACAATTAAAAGATGCTTACGAGGCTAAAGAAAAATTAGTTGGAAGAGTAGTAAGAGAAGTAAGAGGTGGATATATATTAGAAATATTCTCTCATCAAGTATTCTTACCAAAATCTCTTTCTGAAACAAGAAATGGACAAAAAATATTAGGAAAAGACGTAGAAGTTTTAATAAAAGAATTAAAAGAAGAAAGAAAAGGTAAAAAAATAACAGTTTCAAGAAGAGACGTAGCAGTAGCTGTAAGAAACGAAGAATTTGCTAAAATAAATTTAGGAGATGTTCTTGAAGGAACAATTTCTGAAATATTACCATTTGGAATAGTAGTAACTCTTGGTCATTTAAGAGGATTTATACATATTTCTGAAATTTCTTGGAAAAAAGCTGAGAAAATAGAAGGATTCGAATTAGGACAAACACTAACTGTAAAAGTTATTCAATTGGAAGAAGAAAAGAAAAACATAAAATTGTCATTAAAAGCTCTAACAGTAAATCCATGGGAAACAGCAAAAGAACAATATAAAATAGGTGACGTTGTTGAAGGTAAAGTTACTAAAATATTACAATATGGAGTATTAGTAGAAATTATGGATGGAGTAGAAGGATTAGTTCATGTTTCTGACTTCACTTGGAATAAAAAGAAAGTAGCTATTTCAGAATTTGCAAAATTAGGAGATTCTTTAAAAGTTCAAATACTTGAATTTAAACCAGAAGGAAGAAAATTAAAATTAGGTGTAAAACAATTATCAGCTGATCCATGGGAAACAGCTGGGGAAAAATATAAAATAGGAACAAAATTAACTGGAAAAGTAGCAGAAGTTAAAGCTTATGGAATATTTGTAGAAGTAGAAGAAGGAATAGATGTATTTATACATCAAGCAGATTTCTGTTGGGTAGGAAACAAGAAATTTGAAAAAGGTCAAGAAATTAATTGTGAAGTTATCGAATTAGATCTTGATGCTAAAAAAATCAAAGGAAGCATTAAAGTTTTAGAAAAAAGTCCTTGGGAAACAGTTATGGAAAACTATAAAGTTGGAGATATTGTTGAAAAACCAATAAAAAATATCCAAGATTTTGGTTTATTTGTAAAAATTGAAGAAGGAATAGATGGGTTTATACCAACTCAATTAGTTTCTAGAGATTATATAAAAGATTTAAAAGAAACATTTAATATTGGAGATTCTGTACTAGGGAAAATAATTGAAATTGACACAGAAAGACAAAAAATAAAAATATCAATAAAAGCTTATGAATTAGAATCAGAAAAAAGAGAACAAAGAGAATTAATCGAGAAATATGGTACTGCAGGGGAATAA
- the ptsP gene encoding phosphoenolpyruvate--protein phosphotransferase encodes MEKIYGKGIYEGVVIGKPFLKYEKKIEIESYSLEDEDIEKEILRYKEGIKFAQSKLSKLINDLKSKVDKKDLQILIVHFEILNDSVILKEIEDMIRKEKINVEEVVKKVLGKYIDLFSKKTNLLYQQRASDLKDIRDRLLFALIRRKELYNNVEGKILIAKEILPSELLELVNNHVEIKGIIMEFSGTTSHVAILAKSLEIPTFMGGKDLFSEKWSDKIILDTYHLKARVINNPIPEVIREYKKLQKFIKKEDEEIQKNIDMPSITLDGVKINLDFNADQNIDLNVLKKTNPRGIGLLRTEFIYMERNNLPTEQEQVDIYNKISQEIGNEKPIIIRTLDIGADKKLSYCPMDAEENPSLGERGIRFTLRRKRILRTQLRAILRSAYGKKIKIMHPMISSRSEILKIKQILDEVKEELRSEGLNFKEDIETGIMVEVPSVIFMARELAEEIDFFSIGTNDLAQYILAADRFSQKENELYDYYHPAVLRGINILAEVGREKNKNVSVCGEMGGELVGIVILLSFGIKDLSMAKTFIPRARNIVRKIKFNDLGELKHKILNCRDSDEVKKTVKSFIEKL; translated from the coding sequence ATGGAAAAAATATATGGAAAAGGAATATACGAAGGGGTAGTAATTGGGAAACCGTTTTTAAAGTATGAAAAGAAAATAGAAATAGAATCATATTCTTTAGAAGATGAAGATATTGAAAAGGAAATTTTAAGATACAAAGAAGGAATAAAGTTTGCACAAAGTAAGTTATCTAAATTAATAAATGATTTAAAAAGTAAAGTTGATAAAAAGGATCTACAGATATTAATTGTGCATTTTGAGATTCTAAATGATTCTGTTATTCTTAAAGAAATAGAGGATATGATTAGAAAGGAAAAAATCAATGTAGAAGAAGTAGTAAAAAAAGTTTTGGGAAAATATATAGACTTATTTTCTAAAAAAACAAATTTACTCTATCAACAAAGAGCTTCAGATTTAAAGGATATAAGAGATAGATTATTATTTGCTCTAATAAGAAGAAAAGAACTTTATAATAATGTAGAGGGGAAAATATTAATAGCCAAAGAGATATTACCATCTGAATTATTAGAATTAGTTAATAATCATGTTGAAATAAAAGGTATTATAATGGAATTTTCAGGAACAACTTCTCATGTGGCAATATTAGCAAAGTCACTAGAGATACCAACTTTCATGGGAGGAAAGGATTTATTTTCTGAAAAATGGAGTGATAAGATTATACTAGATACTTATCACCTTAAGGCAAGGGTTATAAATAACCCTATTCCAGAAGTTATAAGAGAGTATAAAAAATTACAAAAATTTATAAAAAAAGAAGATGAAGAAATTCAAAAAAACATAGACATGCCATCAATAACACTAGATGGAGTTAAAATAAATCTAGATTTTAATGCAGATCAGAATATAGATTTAAATGTTTTGAAAAAAACAAATCCACGTGGGATAGGACTTCTTAGAACAGAGTTTATTTACATGGAAAGAAATAATTTACCAACAGAACAAGAACAAGTGGATATTTATAATAAAATAAGTCAGGAAATTGGAAATGAAAAGCCTATAATAATAAGAACTCTAGATATTGGAGCAGATAAAAAATTATCCTACTGTCCAATGGACGCTGAAGAGAATCCATCCCTTGGAGAAAGAGGAATAAGATTTACTTTAAGAAGAAAAAGGATATTAAGAACTCAACTGAGAGCAATATTGAGAAGCGCTTACGGGAAAAAAATAAAAATTATGCATCCAATGATATCCTCTAGATCTGAGATTTTAAAAATCAAACAAATTTTAGACGAAGTAAAAGAAGAATTAAGAAGCGAAGGATTAAATTTTAAAGAAGATATAGAGACAGGTATTATGGTAGAAGTTCCTTCAGTCATATTTATGGCAAGAGAATTAGCTGAAGAAATAGATTTTTTTTCCATAGGAACTAACGATTTGGCTCAGTATATTTTAGCAGCAGATAGATTTTCTCAAAAAGAAAATGAACTTTATGATTACTATCACCCTGCAGTTTTAAGAGGGATAAATATATTAGCTGAAGTGGGAAGAGAAAAAAATAAAAATGTTTCTGTTTGTGGAGAAATGGGAGGAGAATTAGTAGGAATAGTTATACTTTTAAGTTTTGGAATAAAGGATTTAAGTATGGCTAAAACTTTTATACCTAGAGCAAGAAATATAGTTAGAAAAATAAAATTCAACGATTTGGGAGAATTAAAACATAAAATATTAAACTGTAGAGATTCAGATGAAGTTAAAAAGACAGTGAAGAGTTTCATAGAAAAATTATAA